Within Cellulophaga sp. L1A9, the genomic segment AGATAATTCTTCCATCCCTAAGATGGCAATAATATCTTGAAGCTCTTTATAACGTTGTAATAACTCTTTTACATTTTGAGCACATGCATAATGTTCTTTTCCTAAAATGTCTGCCGTTAAAATTCTAGAGGTAGAATCTAAAGGATCTACCGCTGGGTAAATACCTAACTCTGCAATTTTACGAGAAAGTACGGTTGTTGCATCTAAATGCGCGAACGTAGTTGCTGGTGCTGGATCTGTTAAATCATCTGCAGGAACGTAAACCGCCTGTACTGAAGTAATAGAACCTCTTTTTGTTGATGTAATACGCTCTTGCATAGCTCCCATCTCTGTTGCCAAAGTTGGTTGGTACCCTACTGCAGATGGCATACGACCTAAAAGTGCCGATACCTCTGATCCTGCTTGCGTAAAACGGAAAATATTATCTACGAAGAATAAAACATCTTTCCCTTGACCTTCACCTGCACCATCACGGAAATATTCTGCGATAGTTAAACCAGATAAAGCAACACGCGCACGTGCTCCAGGAGGTTCATTCATCTGACCAAAAACGAAAGTCGCTTTTGAATCTTTCATTATTTTTTTATCTACTTTAGATAAATCCCATCCACCTTCTTCCATAGAGTGCATGAAATCATCACCGTATTTTATAATCCCTGACTCTAACATCTCACGAAGTAAATCATTACCCTCACGAGTACGTTCTCCTACTCCAGCAAATACAGAAAGACCACCGTGACCTTTTGCAATGTTGTTAATAAGTTCTTGGATTAATACTGTTTTACCAACACCTGCACCACCAAATAATCCAATTTTACCACCTTTTGCATAAGGCTCAATTAAATCGATTACTTTGATACCTGTAAAAAGTACTTCAGTAGACGTTGATAGATCTTCGAATTTTGGAGCTTCTCTGTGTATTGGAAGACCATCTTTACCTGCTTTAGGTAGATTTCCAAGACCATCGATAGCATCTCCGATTACGTTGAACAAACGGCCGTATACATCATCACCAACTGGCATTTGTATTGCACTACCGGTAGCAACAACTTCTGTTCCTCTACTTAAACCATCGGTAGAATCCATAGAAATAGTTCTAACTGAATTTTCACCAATGTGAGATTGAACTTCTAATACTAAAAGAGAACCATCCTTTTTCTTGATCTCTAGAGAATCATAGATTTTTGGAAGTTCTGAACCTGATTGAAATTCAACATCAACAACCGGCCCGATTATTTGGGAAACTTTACCTGTAACTTTAGACATTACCTAAGTATTTATGTTTAGAATTAAAGCGTCTGAGAAATACAATCCGCTATGTTTTAGCTTCCTGTGTTTTTCAGGCTGCAAAGATATGTTTTTAACTTTTAATTAGAAATTGTTTTTTTCTTTTTTATCCACATAAAAAAAGCACCCTAAAAAAGGTGCCTTTAAAAACGATACTTTATGCTATACCTACTGTAAACCAGCAGCATAGTTTGTTGGATACGCTGCAGGATCTAATAAAGAACCCGAAGCCTCAAAGTTAGAACCATAAGTAACATCTATTGCTTTCATAAATTCATTCGCTAAAAATGAATACCCTCTAGCTGTTGGATGCACCCCATCTAAAGAAAAAGCACCACCCGTAGCTAAACTTGATGTTAATATAAAGTCTCCCGTTGAAATTCCCGAAGAAGCCAACTCACTTAAAATACTATTTACATCTACCAAAGCCAAACCAGCCTGACTAGCATTAGCAGCTATGATGCTATTAAATGCGCTTATCGCTGTAGCTATTTCTTCTTGCTCACTAGGCAATAATACCCATTTATCTTCTAAAGGAATTTGAGTACCATACCCTAATGGTATTTGTGAAGACAAGGGCAAAACAAATAAATCTGCTGCTGTACCCTGTCTATAACTAGGAATAGCAAATGCACTTAAATCCGTCAAATCCTCATCTATTATAACCAATGCATTATTTAGCCCTTCTGCGAAATTAATTGTTCTTTGATCTACTTCTTCTTGAGTTAACAGGCCATTTGCAAAGGCAAACTGTAAGCCGCCATTGTAGGTAGCATACCCACCATTTAAAGCGTCAGCAGTGGCTGCATCTAAAGGAACTGGATTATAAGGTACTGTTGTAAAATGCGGAATACTGGTTACATTAGGAATATTAGCCACAACGCCTTGAGCTCCGCCAGCTGTTAAAGCTCCAATTAATGTAGCATACGTTGCACTAAACCCTACTCCTACAGCACCATCTACC encodes:
- the atpD gene encoding F0F1 ATP synthase subunit beta; translation: MSKVTGKVSQIIGPVVDVEFQSGSELPKIYDSLEIKKKDGSLLVLEVQSHIGENSVRTISMDSTDGLSRGTEVVATGSAIQMPVGDDVYGRLFNVIGDAIDGLGNLPKAGKDGLPIHREAPKFEDLSTSTEVLFTGIKVIDLIEPYAKGGKIGLFGGAGVGKTVLIQELINNIAKGHGGLSVFAGVGERTREGNDLLREMLESGIIKYGDDFMHSMEEGGWDLSKVDKKIMKDSKATFVFGQMNEPPGARARVALSGLTIAEYFRDGAGEGQGKDVLFFVDNIFRFTQAGSEVSALLGRMPSAVGYQPTLATEMGAMQERITSTKRGSITSVQAVYVPADDLTDPAPATTFAHLDATTVLSRKIAELGIYPAVDPLDSTSRILTADILGKEHYACAQNVKELLQRYKELQDIIAILGMEELSEEDKLAVGRARRVQRFLSQPFHVAEQFTGLKGVLVDIKETIKGFNMIMDGELDHLPESAFNLKGTIEEAIEAGEKMLAEA
- a CDS encoding G-D-S-L family lipolytic protein; amino-acid sequence: MKNIKYILLSAVSLTFFACNDIEDVDRIEAELMVDAPALVAGSADFSNFVAIGNSLTAGFTDNALFIASQENSLPNMLSQKFALIGGGDFTQPLMNDNFGGIAVGGTRILEPRLVFGGAGPVSLESIIGPVTVSTDLAFNNPTGPFNNMGVPGAKSFHLLAPGYGNIANLAPQLANPYFVRMTGTTPNASMLDLTLAQQPTFFSLWIGNNDVLGYALSGGDGTDPLTPVDGAVGVGFSATYATLIGALTAGGAQGVVANIPNVTSIPHFTTVPYNPVPLDAATADALNGGYATYNGGLQFAFANGLLTQEEVDQRTINFAEGLNNALVIIDEDLTDLSAFAIPSYRQGTAADLFVLPLSSQIPLGYGTQIPLEDKWVLLPSEQEEIATAISAFNSIIAANASQAGLALVDVNSILSELASSGISTGDFILTSSLATGGAFSLDGVHPTARGYSFLANEFMKAIDVTYGSNFEASGSLLDPAAYPTNYAAGLQ